The following are from one region of the Alicyclobacillus fastidiosus genome:
- a CDS encoding PhzF family phenazine biosynthesis isomerase: MATSIEVSQVDAFTTTPFHGNPAGVVLNAQGIEPRVRQQIARELNCSETVFIEQHAMGRFAFRYYTPATEVDLCGHATVAALHTLHEAHDLSGDILVDTNVGVLPMRIEQDGTVWMRQADPQFRELEGEVRRAVVSALRVEEADIHPSLPFQLAFTGLWDILVPLKKLDALHQLEPQFDVLAAICRELGAASVHVYTMETVEAGSTVHTRDFSPAVGVNEDPHTGTANGALGASLVHAGVIEPKRHVFEQGWSIGRPGHILVDVTQDMAVSVGGKAVTAFCAQLRTS; the protein is encoded by the coding sequence GTGGCGACATCGATTGAAGTATCACAAGTCGACGCGTTTACAACTACGCCGTTTCACGGCAATCCGGCAGGAGTCGTGTTGAATGCGCAGGGCATTGAGCCACGGGTGCGGCAACAGATCGCACGAGAACTGAACTGTTCAGAGACGGTGTTCATCGAACAACATGCGATGGGGCGATTTGCGTTCCGCTACTATACGCCAGCGACAGAGGTAGATTTGTGCGGGCACGCCACGGTCGCAGCTCTGCACACGCTGCACGAAGCGCACGATCTCTCTGGGGACATCCTCGTCGACACCAACGTAGGCGTGCTACCGATGCGGATTGAGCAGGATGGGACTGTGTGGATGCGCCAGGCAGATCCACAGTTTCGCGAGCTGGAGGGGGAGGTGCGTAGGGCAGTCGTGAGCGCCTTACGCGTGGAGGAGGCCGACATTCATCCGTCGCTTCCGTTTCAACTGGCATTCACGGGGCTGTGGGACATCCTCGTACCTTTGAAGAAGCTCGATGCCCTGCACCAGTTGGAACCACAGTTCGACGTGCTCGCAGCCATCTGCAGAGAACTTGGTGCTGCCTCCGTGCACGTGTACACGATGGAGACGGTGGAGGCGGGATCGACCGTTCACACGCGCGATTTTTCGCCTGCCGTAGGGGTGAATGAAGATCCACACACGGGGACGGCGAACGGTGCATTAGGCGCGTCGCTGGTGCATGCAGGGGTGATCGAGCCAAAGCGGCACGTGTTTGAACAAGGGTGGAGTATCGGCAGGCCCGGTCACATCCTGGTCGATGTGACGCAGGACATGGCTGTATCTGTAGGAGGAAAAGCTGTTACCGCGTTCTGCGCACAGCTTCGTACGTCCTGA
- a CDS encoding mismatch-specific DNA-glycosylase, producing the protein MTTPKTELLKPGLRLLFIGFNPSPTSAQTGWNYAGPNNRFYRILHESGLTDRLYAPSESRQLFDKYDYGFTNLVLRPTPRASDVTAQEYREGATRLRTTLETYQPTFACFVGKGVYQQYARKQKVSWGFQPADPSIHTRLFVAPGTSGLVRMKLAEQVAIYRQLAEAVCR; encoded by the coding sequence ATGACCACACCAAAGACAGAACTCCTCAAACCAGGACTCCGCCTGCTATTCATTGGGTTCAATCCCTCGCCCACGTCCGCGCAGACTGGGTGGAATTACGCAGGTCCCAATAATCGCTTCTACCGCATTCTTCACGAATCCGGACTCACAGACCGCCTCTATGCCCCGAGCGAAAGTCGCCAGCTCTTCGACAAATACGACTATGGGTTTACCAACCTGGTCCTACGCCCGACTCCGAGGGCGAGCGACGTCACCGCGCAGGAATATCGCGAAGGGGCGACTCGATTGCGAACGACCTTAGAAACGTATCAGCCGACCTTCGCGTGCTTTGTCGGCAAAGGGGTATACCAACAATATGCACGCAAACAGAAAGTATCGTGGGGGTTCCAACCCGCCGATCCGTCCATTCACACGCGCCTCTTCGTCGCGCCCGGCACAAGCGGACTGGTTCGCATGAAACTAGCTGAGCAGGTCGCGATCTACCGGCAGTTGGCAGAAGCGGTCTGCAGGTAG
- the glnA gene encoding type I glutamate--ammonia ligase → MNTQEILDLIQSKQIEMVDFRIVDPAGRQHHVTIPAVEVTDELLEVGAPFDGSSIQGFKGIEESDMVMRPVLDTAYVDPFFSVPTLTLQCQVYDPSGVRYDRDPRYIAEKAEQYLIDSGIASTAFFGPELEFFLFDDVRFHTSPETSFYALDSEEAVWNTGSAQNGPNLAYKVKNKGGYFPVPPTDALHDIRTDIVKELMNAGIRVERHHHEVATAGQSEINFRFDTLTKTADNTMLYKYIVRQVARRNGKVATFMPKPLFGDNGSGMHVHQSLFQDGLPLFYDEEGYGKMSDLARHYIAGILYHAPSLLAFSNPSTNSYKRLVPGYEAPVNLVFSKGNRSAAVRVPVAAISPKAARIEFRTPDATANPYLAFAAMLMAGLDGIRRQLDPTELGFGPFDKNIYELSDEEKAKIQAVPSSFENVLAALEADHEYLLEGGVFSKDFIKNWIQLKKSTEIDPMNLRPHPYEFHLYLDL, encoded by the coding sequence GTGAACACCCAGGAAATCTTAGATCTCATTCAATCCAAACAGATAGAGATGGTCGATTTTCGAATTGTCGATCCGGCCGGCCGTCAACACCATGTTACCATTCCGGCCGTGGAAGTGACGGACGAATTACTTGAAGTTGGGGCACCGTTTGACGGATCGAGTATCCAAGGGTTTAAAGGCATTGAAGAAAGCGACATGGTCATGCGCCCCGTGTTGGACACCGCCTACGTCGATCCCTTCTTCAGCGTCCCCACCCTCACCCTTCAGTGTCAGGTGTATGACCCTTCTGGCGTCCGCTACGACCGCGACCCACGATATATCGCTGAGAAAGCTGAACAATATCTGATTGACAGCGGCATCGCCAGCACAGCCTTCTTTGGTCCAGAGCTCGAATTCTTCCTCTTCGACGACGTTCGTTTCCACACCTCTCCTGAAACCTCATTCTACGCGCTCGACTCCGAAGAAGCAGTCTGGAACACAGGCAGTGCACAAAATGGTCCAAACCTCGCCTACAAGGTGAAGAACAAGGGCGGCTACTTCCCGGTTCCTCCAACGGATGCACTGCACGATATCCGCACCGATATCGTCAAAGAACTGATGAATGCAGGCATTCGCGTGGAGCGTCATCACCACGAAGTCGCCACCGCGGGTCAATCGGAGATTAACTTCCGCTTCGATACGCTCACCAAAACGGCTGACAACACGATGCTGTACAAATATATCGTGCGCCAGGTCGCACGCCGCAACGGCAAGGTAGCCACCTTCATGCCGAAACCCCTCTTTGGCGACAACGGTTCCGGTATGCACGTCCACCAGAGCCTGTTCCAAGACGGGTTACCGCTGTTCTACGACGAGGAAGGCTACGGCAAAATGAGCGATCTCGCTCGCCACTACATCGCCGGCATCCTCTACCACGCACCGAGCCTGCTCGCGTTCTCCAATCCGAGCACCAACTCATACAAGCGATTGGTCCCAGGTTACGAAGCACCTGTCAACTTGGTGTTCTCGAAGGGAAATCGCAGCGCTGCCGTGCGCGTTCCGGTCGCTGCAATATCACCAAAGGCCGCCCGCATCGAGTTCCGGACGCCAGACGCTACAGCCAACCCGTACCTGGCCTTCGCGGCGATGCTCATGGCTGGTCTCGACGGGATCCGCCGCCAGCTCGATCCGACTGAACTCGGCTTCGGCCCCTTCGACAAGAACATCTACGAGCTTTCCGACGAGGAGAAGGCAAAGATCCAAGCCGTTCCGTCGTCCTTCGAAAACGTTCTGGCCGCTCTGGAAGCAGACCACGAATACCTGCTCGAAGGTGGCGTGTTCAGCAAGGATTTCATCAAGAACTGGATTCAGTTGAAGAAATCCACCGAGATCGACCCGATGAACTTGCGTCCACACCCATACGAGTTTCACCTGTACCTGGACCTATAA
- a CDS encoding alpha/beta fold hydrolase produces MQRAITLDIDGMTLRGMEHVPDTAVANPVPAVILFHGFTGTKLEPHRFFLKISRALEERGIASFRFDFMGSGESDGNFEDMTASMEIRDAKAIFEMVRNDERILPDQISLLGLSMGGYVAGIVAGELKDAVNKLILLAPAGNLRDIVQAAAAENGVTDDVPYFDQGGNLVGRCLYDDVMQIDGLERAKPFPGPVLLVHGTADGVVPYQVSEAYRAKVFGERATLCLIDGADHTFNGTPWEREAIREIVTFVTT; encoded by the coding sequence ATGCAACGTGCCATCACATTGGATATTGATGGAATGACGCTTCGGGGTATGGAGCACGTCCCGGACACAGCGGTCGCAAATCCTGTTCCCGCCGTCATCTTGTTCCATGGATTTACAGGTACAAAGTTGGAGCCGCACCGGTTCTTTCTCAAGATCAGTCGCGCATTGGAAGAGCGCGGGATCGCGTCGTTTCGTTTCGACTTTATGGGCAGTGGGGAAAGTGACGGAAATTTCGAAGACATGACGGCGTCGATGGAAATCCGTGACGCAAAGGCGATTTTCGAGATGGTGCGCAACGACGAACGGATTCTCCCGGATCAGATAAGCTTACTGGGGCTGAGCATGGGCGGATATGTCGCTGGCATTGTGGCAGGCGAGTTGAAAGATGCGGTAAATAAGCTGATTCTTCTGGCACCAGCCGGCAACTTGCGCGACATTGTTCAGGCCGCGGCCGCCGAAAACGGGGTAACCGACGATGTACCGTACTTTGACCAGGGTGGGAACCTCGTGGGGCGCTGTCTGTACGACGACGTGATGCAGATCGACGGATTGGAGCGGGCAAAGCCTTTTCCGGGCCCAGTCCTACTCGTGCACGGTACCGCGGATGGCGTCGTGCCGTATCAGGTGTCGGAAGCGTATCGCGCCAAGGTGTTTGGCGAGCGTGCCACACTGTGTCTGATCGATGGAGCGGACCATACGTTCAATGGCACGCCCTGGGAACGGGAAGCGATTCGCGAGATCGTGACATTTGTCACGACGTGA
- the proC gene encoding pyrroline-5-carboxylate reductase: MEKIFVLGAGAMAESFIKGVSQNVDFAADHIYVINRHRPERLAELQSMYGVTPASSMEEARAANVIVLTVKPYDVRTALRELSPYLDGQIIISFAAGIPISFMEEITERRAHVIRTMPNVPVAVLEGAIAMAVGESVDANSADVAKRLLEKIGIVVELDEELMDAATAFSGSGPGFVSYFLEAMEDAAVGLGFSAEMARQLLIQTVVGTAKVLEEWGLSPAELKERVTSPNGTTHAGLTVLADRGMGEAIADALFEAMRRSKEMGEQYTKES; the protein is encoded by the coding sequence GTGGAGAAGATTTTTGTATTGGGTGCTGGCGCGATGGCGGAATCCTTTATCAAGGGCGTCTCGCAAAACGTGGATTTTGCTGCCGATCACATCTATGTCATCAATCGTCATCGACCGGAACGACTCGCTGAATTGCAAAGCATGTACGGTGTGACACCCGCTTCCTCGATGGAGGAGGCGCGCGCTGCGAACGTCATCGTGCTCACCGTGAAGCCGTACGACGTCCGTACAGCCTTGCGGGAGTTGTCACCTTATTTAGATGGACAGATCATCATTTCATTTGCCGCTGGCATCCCTATTTCGTTTATGGAAGAGATCACAGAGCGTCGCGCACACGTCATCCGGACGATGCCGAATGTGCCTGTCGCTGTACTCGAAGGCGCGATTGCGATGGCCGTGGGCGAGAGCGTGGATGCGAATAGTGCCGATGTGGCCAAGCGCCTACTAGAAAAAATCGGAATAGTCGTAGAACTGGACGAGGAGTTGATGGATGCTGCCACCGCCTTTTCTGGCAGCGGTCCTGGATTCGTCAGCTACTTCCTCGAGGCGATGGAAGACGCTGCTGTCGGGTTGGGCTTTTCGGCGGAAATGGCGAGACAGTTATTGATTCAAACTGTGGTCGGGACCGCCAAGGTGCTCGAGGAGTGGGGCCTGAGCCCCGCGGAACTCAAGGAGCGGGTCACATCGCCAAACGGGACCACGCACGCTGGTCTCACCGTGCTGGCGGACAGGGGAATGGGTGAGGCCATCGCCGATGCGCTGTTCGAAGCGATGCGTCGCTCGAAAGAGATGGGCGAACAGTACACCAAAGAGAGTTAG
- a CDS encoding MogA/MoaB family molybdenum cofactor biosynthesis protein, with amino-acid sequence MATYQAVVITLSDGAHQGKRLDTSGQRLASLLRDSGFDVIQTEILPDDKAMISSSLAGFAAARDVDLIVTTGGTGLGPRDVTPEATLEVIDREIPGMAEAMRMKTLEKTPMAMTSRQVVGVCNQTLIVNFPGSPKAVEECFEVVRPVLHHVIRLIHGHTEH; translated from the coding sequence GTGGCAACGTATCAAGCAGTCGTCATCACCCTGAGCGACGGGGCGCATCAGGGAAAGCGTCTAGACACGAGCGGTCAACGCCTCGCCTCGCTCTTACGGGATTCCGGATTCGACGTGATCCAGACGGAAATTCTACCGGACGACAAGGCCATGATCTCCAGTAGCTTAGCCGGCTTTGCTGCGGCGCGCGACGTAGACTTGATCGTTACGACAGGCGGAACTGGCCTCGGCCCTCGAGATGTGACACCTGAGGCGACACTTGAGGTCATCGACCGCGAAATTCCCGGAATGGCCGAGGCGATGCGCATGAAAACCTTGGAGAAGACGCCGATGGCGATGACCTCACGGCAGGTTGTGGGCGTTTGCAACCAGACGCTGATCGTAAACTTTCCAGGGAGTCCGAAGGCGGTCGAAGAGTGCTTCGAGGTCGTCCGTCCCGTCCTGCACCACGTCATTCGACTCATTCACGGACACACAGAGCACTGA
- a CDS encoding dienelactone hydrolase family protein, with the protein MALHTEWIRYGRDNLYSGYLAKPERAQDGQPAVVVFQEIWGVDEHIQDITRRFAQAGYVAFAPDLYAENGERRTGLDKDSIEAVKRFLESVPPTVWHDAAARDEALAKLPEPQQSTVRNTFGTLFGGLNLSAYEQQLASTTDFIRNDYAATKGQPVVSVGFCMGGALSAILASIDPNLAGAAIFYGRAPSEEQIANISCPVRGFYGSLDEGITKGVPDFAQKMKEAGKTFSYKVYEGAHHAFFNDTRASYHPRAVRAAFAEVLSFFDEVTG; encoded by the coding sequence ATGGCACTACATACAGAGTGGATTCGTTATGGTCGGGACAATTTGTACTCGGGCTATCTCGCGAAACCAGAGCGAGCCCAGGATGGACAGCCAGCAGTCGTGGTCTTTCAGGAAATCTGGGGTGTCGACGAGCACATTCAGGATATCACACGCCGTTTCGCACAAGCGGGGTACGTCGCATTTGCCCCGGACTTGTACGCCGAAAACGGGGAGCGCCGCACCGGGCTCGATAAAGACAGCATTGAGGCCGTGAAGCGTTTCCTCGAGAGCGTGCCCCCAACTGTCTGGCACGACGCTGCCGCCCGCGACGAAGCACTGGCGAAACTGCCCGAGCCACAACAGTCGACCGTCCGCAACACATTTGGAACCTTGTTTGGTGGACTCAACCTGTCGGCGTATGAGCAACAGTTAGCGTCGACGACCGACTTTATCCGCAATGATTACGCTGCTACAAAAGGCCAGCCGGTGGTCTCTGTGGGATTCTGTATGGGCGGGGCACTGAGCGCGATTCTCGCTTCGATCGATCCCAATCTCGCTGGTGCCGCCATCTTCTACGGCCGAGCGCCATCCGAGGAGCAAATTGCGAACATTTCGTGCCCGGTCCGCGGCTTTTATGGGTCACTAGACGAGGGGATCACGAAGGGCGTCCCCGATTTCGCGCAGAAGATGAAGGAAGCGGGCAAGACGTTCTCCTACAAAGTGTACGAGGGCGCACACCATGCGTTTTTCAACGACACGCGTGCGTCGTATCATCCACGGGCGGTCCGCGCCGCGTTTGCGGAGGTTCTCTCCTTCTTCGACGAAGTGACCGGCTAA
- a CDS encoding helix-turn-helix transcriptional regulator, giving the protein MTEAEREFLCLIIGHRVRELRKSRRLSQHELSNGVGSQSMISLIESGRQLPPPDVLDLIANRLDDALLKRYAEDLENNTLDHFHVSSHNEEDLMSILVNHRGRWQPAHERIASQLCHHYYYTRSFEQVKKLCHLIIHHVYRHGLLAEAYFYLGSSLLHEHRFEEAEHWLRKADELRDDLTESVQGRVAYNLGYAYTYLDVQVLALWYASRSVEIFHRMNDFLNQGSSLGLLGTIQQRLGMLEEAKKSLCTAYDVLCRWGTIPEDKSRIATTLAEVCALLGQHDEATSYSQIAMSTIPAYDLLCQADIYRIKTYLAIQAGRREEALSYAESGIRAAESANDTHNLTQFHLMYVQLLDDAKERLQAARKAFEITSQTSHHILHALAAECIAHLLEQDGNAVEDSKEYMQSALDAYRTYVRKNSMFTNLIDNLPFYDSYFEKTDRQPAI; this is encoded by the coding sequence GTGACAGAAGCCGAGCGCGAATTTCTCTGTCTCATCATTGGCCACAGAGTACGAGAACTGCGAAAAAGCAGGCGGTTATCTCAACACGAGCTATCAAATGGTGTAGGCAGCCAGTCGATGATAAGCCTCATCGAGAGTGGGCGCCAACTCCCACCTCCAGACGTCCTCGATCTGATTGCAAATCGGCTTGACGATGCCCTGCTAAAACGGTACGCAGAAGATTTAGAGAACAACACTCTCGACCACTTTCACGTGTCATCTCACAACGAAGAGGATTTAATGAGCATCCTCGTCAATCACCGCGGAAGATGGCAACCGGCCCATGAGAGAATTGCGTCACAACTCTGTCATCACTATTATTACACGCGGAGTTTTGAACAAGTAAAGAAGTTATGTCACCTGATTATTCATCATGTTTACCGGCATGGGCTACTCGCTGAAGCGTACTTCTACCTCGGTAGTTCGCTGCTCCACGAGCATCGTTTCGAAGAGGCAGAGCACTGGTTGCGCAAAGCAGACGAACTCCGCGACGACCTCACCGAATCGGTGCAAGGTCGCGTCGCGTACAATCTCGGATACGCTTATACGTATCTGGATGTTCAAGTGCTCGCACTCTGGTATGCCTCGAGATCCGTCGAGATTTTCCACAGGATGAACGACTTTCTCAACCAAGGCAGCTCGCTCGGCTTGTTGGGGACCATCCAACAGCGTTTAGGGATGTTGGAAGAAGCGAAAAAATCACTCTGTACGGCGTACGACGTATTGTGCCGCTGGGGCACCATTCCGGAGGACAAGAGCAGAATCGCAACGACGCTCGCCGAAGTGTGCGCGCTGCTTGGTCAACACGACGAGGCGACATCGTATTCACAGATAGCCATGTCGACCATACCTGCGTACGATTTATTGTGCCAAGCTGATATTTACCGCATCAAGACCTATTTGGCCATCCAGGCCGGACGTCGCGAGGAGGCCTTGTCTTACGCGGAGTCGGGTATCCGTGCGGCCGAATCAGCCAACGACACCCACAATCTGACGCAATTCCACCTGATGTATGTCCAATTGTTAGACGACGCGAAGGAGCGCCTGCAGGCAGCCCGCAAAGCGTTCGAAATCACGAGCCAAACCAGTCATCACATCCTCCACGCGTTAGCGGCGGAGTGCATCGCGCACCTGCTCGAACAAGATGGCAATGCTGTGGAAGATTCGAAGGAATACATGCAGTCGGCGCTCGATGCCTATCGAACCTACGTGCGCAAAAATAGTATGTTTACCAACTTGATCGACAATCTCCCGTTTTATGATTCATATTTTGAAAAAACCGATCGGCAACCGGCAATTTAA
- a CDS encoding phospho-sugar mutase, giving the protein MTDHLDAMSRYEQWTKQPHLASDIQSELEEIRGNSSEIGSRFGSDLDFGTGGLRGVMGAGLNRMNIYTVRRATRGLAEHLLAKGGDAASRGVAIGYDCRHNSALFASVAGCTLAAAGIKAYVSPVLCPTPEVSFAVRKLGAMAGIMITASHNPPEYNGYKAYNEHGGQVLEDDAKDIRTRMLAIDDIFGVPIMDEDAATAAGLLITTPIDVRHAYLKQVVSLVRDISVADEARHQLGVVYTPLHGTGLVPVREAFEEAGYTDVHVLDAQAEPNGDFPTVKSPNPEEPEALEMAIQAALARGADLVMGTDPDADRVGIAVRTKSGQMQLLTGNQVGALLVDYMCTKFAEQRHVSAPIVFKTIVTSDFGAEIARSAGIAIEETLTGFKYIGDRITAYERTGEHELLVGYEESYGYLIAPIVRDKDAVQTCLAIAEMAAFHRQNGLTLVERLEALYKTYGYFREELLSVALDGEDGVERMHKALADLRETPLAVPGLELNYVEDYLTGVRHYVGIERSDESLTLPKSDVQKFVFKTGEWAAIRPSGTEPKMKVYAAVRGESHDDAKRRLADVVAAVDKRIRV; this is encoded by the coding sequence GTGACAGATCATCTCGATGCCATGAGCCGCTATGAACAGTGGACCAAGCAACCTCATTTAGCGAGTGACATTCAATCGGAACTTGAAGAAATTCGGGGCAACTCATCGGAAATCGGATCGCGTTTCGGGTCGGATCTCGACTTTGGCACCGGCGGCTTGCGCGGCGTCATGGGGGCGGGCCTCAACCGCATGAACATCTATACCGTTCGCCGTGCGACGCGCGGTCTTGCCGAACACCTCCTCGCAAAGGGCGGAGATGCGGCCAGTCGCGGTGTCGCGATCGGATACGATTGCCGCCACAACTCCGCACTGTTTGCAAGCGTTGCCGGATGCACACTCGCTGCTGCGGGCATCAAGGCGTATGTGTCGCCCGTGTTGTGCCCCACGCCGGAAGTCTCATTTGCCGTACGCAAGCTGGGCGCCATGGCGGGTATCATGATCACGGCGAGCCACAATCCACCTGAGTACAACGGATACAAAGCTTATAACGAGCATGGTGGACAGGTTCTGGAAGACGATGCGAAAGACATCCGCACGCGCATGCTGGCCATCGACGACATCTTTGGCGTGCCGATCATGGACGAGGATGCGGCCACGGCGGCAGGTCTACTCATCACGACCCCCATCGATGTTCGACATGCATATCTCAAACAAGTCGTCTCTCTCGTGCGCGACATCAGCGTCGCGGATGAAGCGCGACACCAACTTGGCGTCGTCTACACACCGCTTCATGGCACTGGGTTGGTGCCTGTGCGCGAGGCTTTTGAGGAGGCTGGATACACCGACGTTCACGTGTTAGATGCGCAGGCGGAACCGAACGGGGATTTCCCGACCGTAAAGAGTCCAAATCCAGAGGAGCCAGAGGCGTTGGAGATGGCAATTCAAGCCGCGCTTGCGCGAGGCGCAGACCTGGTGATGGGGACGGATCCGGATGCGGACAGGGTTGGCATCGCCGTGCGGACAAAGTCCGGACAGATGCAATTGCTGACAGGAAATCAGGTGGGTGCGCTGCTGGTCGACTACATGTGCACAAAGTTTGCTGAACAGCGGCACGTGTCGGCCCCCATCGTCTTTAAGACGATTGTCACTTCCGACTTCGGTGCGGAAATCGCACGGAGTGCGGGCATTGCCATCGAGGAGACCTTGACCGGATTTAAATATATCGGGGACCGGATCACGGCGTACGAACGGACAGGCGAACACGAACTCCTCGTCGGATACGAGGAGAGCTATGGCTATCTCATTGCCCCTATCGTCCGGGACAAAGACGCGGTCCAAACCTGTCTCGCGATCGCTGAAATGGCAGCGTTTCATCGCCAGAACGGACTCACTTTGGTCGAGCGGCTCGAGGCGCTCTATAAGACGTATGGGTACTTCCGCGAAGAGCTCTTGAGCGTGGCCTTGGACGGTGAAGATGGGGTGGAGCGCATGCATAAGGCACTTGCTGATCTCCGCGAAACGCCGCTTGCGGTTCCTGGATTGGAGCTGAACTACGTCGAGGATTACCTGACCGGCGTGCGGCATTACGTCGGCATCGAACGAAGCGACGAATCGCTCACACTGCCTAAGTCCGACGTCCAGAAATTTGTCTTCAAGACGGGTGAATGGGCAGCCATCCGGCCGTCTGGCACGGAGCCGAAGATGAAGGTATACGCGGCTGTTCGCGGTGAGAGTCACGACGACGCGAAGCGGCGCTTGGCAGACGTCGTGGCCGCGGTGGACAAGCGCATTCGCGTTTGA
- a CDS encoding MFS transporter codes for MYVLWVATFCVAAGMSLIIPFLPLYIESLGVHSETGIAHWSSWVFAAQFVTSFAFQPIWGAFADKRGRKLMLLRAGFGMGIMTTLMGFVHAPWELLLLRFVNGVFSGFIAMAISLQASVTPPEKTGRALGLLQTGNVSGSLIGPLVGGVLAEALGYHGVFFFTGAMLVVASIVVLLCVHEQPMAAKQRQKHTASWRDLVPLWTVFLATFMTQLAMMSIEPIVTLFTRHIYHGTHLSIVAGLVVATSGIANLIGTPTLGRLGDKIGQKKVLVFALVFAALSFIPQALAHSLTLLLIGRFCLGLFLGGMIPSLQVLVRKLALVSIQATAFGWNSSSMFLGNLVGPLLGGTVAAAYGIRSVFLITMFLLLVNASLVTFNRTLANRKLPSNSAS; via the coding sequence TTGTACGTCTTATGGGTGGCGACGTTTTGCGTTGCTGCAGGAATGAGTCTCATCATCCCGTTTCTTCCGTTGTACATAGAGAGCTTAGGCGTACATTCGGAAACAGGTATCGCGCATTGGTCCAGTTGGGTGTTCGCAGCACAATTTGTTACATCGTTTGCCTTTCAACCGATCTGGGGCGCGTTTGCGGACAAGCGAGGCCGCAAACTGATGCTCTTGCGCGCAGGGTTTGGCATGGGGATCATGACCACGCTGATGGGCTTCGTCCACGCGCCATGGGAACTACTGTTGTTGCGCTTCGTCAACGGCGTGTTTTCCGGCTTCATCGCCATGGCCATCTCGTTGCAAGCGTCCGTGACGCCACCCGAGAAAACGGGGAGAGCGCTCGGGCTGCTGCAGACGGGAAACGTGTCCGGGTCTTTGATCGGCCCGCTGGTAGGAGGGGTACTGGCTGAAGCGCTAGGGTATCACGGCGTGTTCTTCTTCACGGGCGCGATGCTCGTGGTCGCCAGCATCGTCGTCCTCTTGTGCGTGCACGAACAGCCGATGGCGGCCAAGCAGCGCCAAAAGCATACCGCGAGCTGGCGCGATCTCGTCCCGCTGTGGACTGTGTTTTTGGCGACTTTTATGACGCAGCTGGCCATGATGTCGATTGAGCCCATCGTCACTCTCTTTACCCGACACATCTATCACGGTACACATCTGTCCATCGTGGCAGGGCTCGTGGTGGCCACGTCGGGTATCGCAAATCTCATCGGGACGCCAACCTTGGGGCGCCTTGGAGACAAAATTGGGCAAAAGAAGGTACTCGTGTTCGCGCTCGTGTTCGCCGCGCTGTCCTTCATTCCGCAGGCCTTGGCGCACAGCCTTACACTGTTGCTCATCGGCCGTTTTTGTCTGGGGCTATTCCTTGGTGGAATGATTCCGTCGTTGCAGGTATTGGTTCGAAAACTTGCTCTGGTAAGCATTCAAGCCACCGCGTTTGGCTGGAATTCGAGTTCCATGTTCCTCGGCAACCTGGTGGGGCCGCTTTTGGGAGGGACCGTTGCGGCAGCGTACGGCATTCGATCCGTTTTTCTCATCACGATGTTTCTCCTACTCGTCAACGCGAGTTTGGTGACGTTCAACCGCACGCTGGCGAACAGGAAACTGCCGTCCAATTCGGCTTCGTGA